The following are encoded in a window of Flavobacteriales bacterium genomic DNA:
- a CDS encoding agmatine deiminase family protein, whose protein sequence is MLRKPALLTLLSILLAAPILAQEQEIDLPRHMAPHEYELIPGYRASREGAAKGITTPPNQPVRTAGEWEEVMSLVITWRSYPVILKQIVRHAKEQCEVIIVCASSGTNSVANVQSYLNANNGGGPPLPNFNNITFHVAATNSVWIRDYGPETMYFNEVDSLVLMDWIYNRPRPQDDVLSDNIGTLKNIAVFSSTAAPNDLVHTGGNFMADGFGIGFSSKLVDMENGPQGDFNITNKTPAQVNTLMNTWMGISPYVKMNELPFDNISHIDMHMKLLDEERLLIGEFPVGVSDGPTLEANIAFIQNNYVNTFGEPYEILRIPMVPSVGGQWPPQASYRTFANAIFINKLILVPTYREEVDTVGLRLWREYMPGYKVVGIDCDNADANIISASGAIHCITKNLGVRDPLLIKHKSLQDTYETAMPYPVSAYIRHKSGIANATLHWSIDTLQGYNAVPMAPAGGNNWAAAIPAHPVGTMVYYYLHATANSGKTIARPITAPQGWWRFEVLGGPTGVPDNDGPSIVSVYPNPTASLLVVHLKGAGQEHVRVWLVDALGREVMRIHNGALPQDGRLFADLTGLAEAQYMLVVENAQGRTTHRVAKH, encoded by the coding sequence ATGCTACGGAAACCTGCCCTCCTCACCCTGCTGTCCATCCTGCTGGCCGCGCCGATCCTGGCGCAGGAGCAGGAGATCGACCTGCCGCGCCACATGGCGCCGCACGAGTATGAATTGATCCCCGGTTACCGCGCGAGTCGCGAAGGCGCGGCCAAGGGCATCACCACCCCGCCGAACCAACCGGTGCGCACCGCCGGTGAATGGGAGGAGGTGATGAGCCTGGTGATCACCTGGCGCAGCTATCCGGTGATCCTGAAGCAGATCGTGCGGCACGCCAAGGAGCAGTGCGAAGTGATCATCGTATGCGCCAGCAGCGGCACCAATTCCGTGGCCAACGTGCAGAGCTACCTCAATGCCAACAACGGCGGTGGCCCACCGCTGCCGAACTTCAACAACATCACCTTCCATGTGGCGGCCACCAACAGCGTATGGATCCGCGACTACGGCCCGGAGACGATGTACTTCAACGAGGTGGACAGCCTGGTGCTGATGGATTGGATCTACAACCGTCCGCGCCCGCAGGATGACGTGCTCAGCGACAACATCGGCACACTGAAGAACATCGCCGTGTTCAGTTCCACCGCCGCGCCCAACGACCTGGTGCATACCGGTGGCAATTTCATGGCTGACGGTTTCGGCATCGGCTTCTCCAGCAAGTTGGTTGATATGGAGAACGGTCCGCAGGGTGATTTCAACATCACCAACAAGACGCCTGCGCAGGTGAACACGCTGATGAACACCTGGATGGGGATCTCGCCGTATGTGAAGATGAACGAGCTGCCCTTCGACAACATCAGCCACATCGACATGCACATGAAGCTGTTGGATGAGGAACGGCTGTTGATCGGGGAGTTCCCGGTGGGCGTGAGCGACGGCCCCACGCTGGAGGCCAACATCGCCTTCATCCAGAACAACTACGTGAACACCTTCGGAGAGCCCTACGAGATCCTGCGCATCCCCATGGTGCCCAGCGTGGGCGGGCAATGGCCGCCGCAGGCGTCCTACCGCACTTTCGCGAATGCCATCTTCATCAACAAGCTGATCCTGGTACCCACCTACCGTGAGGAGGTGGACACCGTGGGTCTCCGGTTGTGGCGTGAATACATGCCGGGCTACAAAGTGGTGGGGATCGATTGCGACAACGCCGACGCGAACATCATCAGCGCCAGCGGGGCCATCCACTGCATCACGAAGAACCTCGGTGTGCGCGATCCGCTGCTGATCAAGCACAAGAGCCTGCAGGACACCTACGAAACGGCCATGCCTTATCCGGTGAGCGCCTACATCCGCCACAAGAGCGGCATCGCGAACGCCACGCTGCACTGGTCCATCGATACGCTGCAGGGATACAACGCCGTGCCCATGGCACCCGCTGGCGGCAACAACTGGGCGGCGGCCATTCCCGCGCATCCGGTGGGCACCATGGTCTACTACTACCTGCACGCCACGGCCAACAGCGGCAAGACCATCGCACGCCCCATCACCGCGCCGCAGGGCTGGTGGCGTTTCGAGGTGCTGGGTGGCCCCACCGGTGTGCCCGATAACGATGGGCCTTCGATCGTGTCCGTCTACCCCAACCCCACGGCGTCACTGCTGGTGGTACACCTGAAGGGTGCCGGCCAGGAACATGTGCGGGTATGGCTGGTGGATGCGCTGGGCCGCGAGGTGATGCGCATCCACAACGGCGCCTTGCCGCAGGACGGCCGCCTCTTCGCCGACCTCACGGGCCTGGCCGAAGCGCAATACATG